CCGCGCCTTGCACCGCTACTAGCCGGGATTGGCCCAGACCTTGAGCCCGGGCGCTGGCGCATGCCATCGTGTAAAGCCGCTCGCCCAAACGCTGGCCACGGCCCTCCGGCGCGATAGCCATGTCATGCACGAACCAGAAAGCATCCGTTGCATCGGTGTCGGGCAGCGGCACGTGCAATTTGGGCGGTGTCCATGCGTGCCACGCATGCGAGAGCAGGTAGCCGACCACCTCACGACCGCGCAGCGCGACGAGGCACATGGCCGGGCTGCGCGCCCAGCGGCTGGCAAGCGCATCGCCCGGTTCCAGAAACCCGTCGCCGTAGCACGCCTGCTGCACGGCCAGGATGCCGGGCAGGTCGTCTGCAACGATCGGGCGGATGGTGAGTTGGGACATTGGCGCGCGACTGCTGAAAAACGGCAGAGTTTAACGGAGGGGTTCCGTGCATCATGCTGTTTTCGCATAACGTGGGCACACATCGGTATTCGCGGCATGGCGCACGTATCCTGTAGATTCGTTGGCAGGGCAGTCCCGCCCGCACCTGAATTCCTTCTCCCAGCATGTCCCGAATCATCTTCCTGAACGGTCAATACGTGCCGGCCGCCGAAGCCACCGTCTCTGTCATGGACCGTGGCTTTACCTTTGCCGATGGCATTTATGAAGTCACCGCCGTGGCGCGCGGCAAGCTCGTCGACAACGACGCGCACCTCGCCCGCCTGACGCGCTCGCTGTCCGAGATCGGCATCGAGAACCCATACACCGCCGCCGAATGGACGCGTGTGTGCGAAGAGCTGGTAGCGCGCAACGGCCTGGAAGAGGGCGTGGTCTACATGCAGGTCACGCGCGGCGTGGCCGAGCGCGATTTCGGCATCCCCACAGACATCACGCCGACGGCCGTGGCGTTCACGCAGGTCAAATCCATCGTCAACAGCCCGCTGGCGAAGAAGGGCGCAACCGTGGTGACGGTGCCCGACCTGCGCTGGAAGCGTTGCGACATCAAGAGCGTTGGCCTGTTGCCGCAGGTTATGGCCAAGCAGATCGCTGCCCGCGCCGGTGCGCACGAAGCCTGGATGACCGACGGCGACCGCGTGACCGAGGGCGCGTCGTCGACCGCGTTCATCATCACCGCAGATCAGCGGTTAATTACGCGGCCGCTGTCGAACGCCGTGCTGCCGGGCATCACGCGTGTGTCGATCCTGGCGCTGGCGCGCGAACATGGCCTGACGCTGGAGGAACGCACCTTTACCGTGGCCGAAGCCCAGCAAGCTGCCGAAGCGTTCTATACGAGCGCGTCGACGTTCGTGATGCCGGTGGTGTCCATCGACGGGGTGCAGATCGGTAACGGCCAGCCTGGCCCGCTCACGCAGGCACTGCGCACGCTGTATCTGCGCTTTGCCGGCGTGGACGTTGCCGAGCCCGTTGGCCAGATGTGATGTAAGCGGTTGCGCCATCGCGGTAGAATCGCCCGCTGAGTTTTTGTAGCAAGGCGAGATATCCCATGACAACAGGAGGCTGGCGCTGGCAAAGCGCCATCGCGGCGACCGCTTTGGTGGCCGCGCAGTGGGCAGCGATGCCCGTATCCGCACAAACCGTGTCCGCGTCGGCGGCAGTGCCGACAGCGTCCGCGCAAGCCGTGACGGGCGGTGCCGCACCCGCACCTGAATCGGCCAGCACCGATTCCCGCTGGCGCCGGTTCGAGAGCATCAATGGCATCGTGTCGTATATCGACCGGCAATCGGTCAAGCCGCAGCCCAGCGCCGAAGCGGATGCCGATTCGCATACCGTGCACTTCCGACTGCTGCGCAACGTGCTACCCGACTTCACGATCAAAACGGCAGATGGGCAGCCGATCCGCTCTTCCGTCAAGCAGGTGGTGCTCGATTGCGCGCGACATAGCTACACGGTGATTGCGCAAACGCTCTATCGCGCGCGCAATGCCAGTGGCAAGCCGCTTTACCAGATCCACTACGGCGACGAGGCACAAAGCCGCTCGCTGCGCGAAGGCAGCGTGTTCGAATGGATTGCCGGCCGCTTTTGCGGGGCGGGCCGCTAACGCGGTGGTCCGCAAGGGCGGTGTCAATGCCGCCCGCCACGTTCCCGTTCAGATGGGCGCAGCTTCCCGGCTGTCGCTTCCGTCCTCGCTTTCTTCACGGCCCCGCGCGTAGGGCTGTCGCTCCTGCTCAAGCTCCGGATACCGACGTGACGCGAAGCCCATGGCGGCTTCGTACGAGCCAAACTGGTTGGATTCGGCGGCCACACCGTCGTTGACCAAAATTGCGTACCACTTCCCGTAGAGCGGGCCGTACACCACGACCTTGCTTTTCATTGTCTTGTCCCTGTTTCTTGTATCGATGGCCGGCAACGCGGTTTGCGCGAAGCGGCGGCTCGAGCCGTCCGGGCGCCAGGTCATGGCGCGCCGTCAGCGTGGTGGCGGACGATGATTACAGGGTGTTACACGCGCGTCAACGTTTGCGTTGGGCGCAATCCTCTAGTGGCGCTAGGGACGTCAGGCCGGTACCAGCGTGCCGGCCACGCGGGCCTGCTGCAGTTCGGCGGGCTCGTGGCCTGATTCGACATAGTTGGCAAAGCGCGCGATGCAGTCCGCCACCCAGTCGGGGCGACGCAGGGGCAGCCAGTGGCCGGCGTCGACCTCGTGGCGCCAGTAGTGCGACACCCAGGCTTCCACAGCGCGCGTCACGGCGGGGCTGACGTAGCGATCGCGCGTGGGCACGATCAACTGCACGGGGGCATGCGGTGCACGCGCCTGGGGGCGGGCGAGGCGATCGCGGAAATTTGCGCGATACATGCGCACGCCGTTGCAGGCATCGCGCACAAGCGTCGGCCGCGGCGCTTCGACGCGTATGCCTTCCGTCTTGTGCAGCCACCACGGCCAGGCGCGCGCCACCCACAGCCGCCACGACCATTCGGGCACTAGCGGCAGGTGGAAATATCCCACGTACCACGATTGCAGCCGCTGCTTCCACACCGCGCGCTTGGCTGTCCATGTGCCGGCATCAAGCTGCGTGCGGATCCAGTGGCCGACGTGGTCCAGGCACGGGCCCGAGATCGATGTGTACGAAGCGATGCGCCCGCGTAGCCGGTCCGTCGTTACCGATTCCCAGCTATGGATGGAGCCCCAGTCGTGCCCGACCAGATGGAAGCGCTCGCCGGGCAGCAGCGCATCGGCGACGGCGGCAAGGTCGTCGACAAATTCGGGGATGCGGTAACCGGTGGTATCTGCCGGAGCGTCCGACAACCCGGCACCGCGCACGTCGAAGGTCAGCACGCGGCGGTCGTGCGCCAGGGTATCGCGCACACCGTGCCAGACGGAACTGTCATCCGGATAGCCATGCACGAGAACGATGGCGGGGCGCTGCCGCGCAGACCCGTCGGCGGGCAGGGTCATGCGGGCATGCAGGCGAAGGTTGCCGGAACGCACCACGTGGCTGCTGTGCATCGGGTCTCCAGTGAAATTGGCGCGGGAGTCTCCAGCCTATGGGGCAATCGGCAGATGCGACAACGCGTGTTTTTACCCGTTTCAAGCAGTGTGTGAAGCACTCGGCGCCGCGTCCGTCTGCAGCAATGGAGTGGCTGCGGTGAAGGCCGCCAGATGCTCCAGCAGCGTCCTCACCTTGCGTGGCAACTGTTGCTGCGGCCACACCGCGTAGATGGGCCGCTGCGGCGTACGCCATTCCGGCAGCAGGCGCACCAGCCGGCCTGCTTCAAGCGCCTGATGGCAAAGCGTGCGTGGGCAATACAGCAGGCCAAGGCCCGTTTCCGCCAGCGTCACGCCCAGTTCAATGTCATTGAGGTCGCAGCGGCCATGAGGCTGCAGTTCGATGGTTTCCTCGCCATCGGGTGAGGTGAAGCGCCATGTCGACAGCGGCGACGACACCAATAACTGATGCTGTTGTAGTTCATGCGGATGTGTCGGGGCACCATGCTCCGCCACATACGCGGGCGAGGCCACCAACACCATCCCGATGACGCCCAGCCGGCGCTGCCGCAGCTTCGGGTCGTCCTGCTGGCCCACGCGAATGGCCAGATCGGCGCCATGCCGCCACACGTCTTCATTGCGGTTGCTGAGCAACAACTCCAGGCGGATCTCCGGCCACGTCGCCATGAAGCTCGCATAGGCGGGTGCGAGCAGCCCGCGCGACAGGTTCAGCGGCGCCAGCACGCGCAGGGTGCCCTTCACCTGGTTGAGATCGTCGTCGAGCGTGGCCGTGGTTTGCGCAAGCGCGGTCAGCAGCGGGCGGCATTGCTCGTAATAAAGCTGGCCTTCCGGCGTGGGCTTCAGGCTGCGGGCGCTGCGCAGCAGAAGCTGGCAACCAAGCGCTGTCTCGAGCTTCTGCAGGCGCCGCGTGAGCGTGGCGGGCGGCAGGTTGGCATGACGGGCCGCGGCCTGCAGGCTGCCGTGGTCCACGATGGAAACAAAGAGGGCCAAATCGTCGAGCATGATTCCATTTTTGGAATTTAAGTTTCAATAAACGTCTATAGTTTCTCGAAACGCGGTTGTCTAGCATACCGTCAATCACATTTGATGGCTTGCAAGGAGAACTGCCATGTCGATGCCCGTTTCCACTCCCACACGTCTTCGTATCATTTTTGCGTGGCTGATGTCCGGCCTGATGTCGCTGTTGATGACCGGCTGGATCGGTTGGATCAACGCCGGTATCAGCCCTGACTTTCTCGCGCGCTGGGCGCATGCCTTTGTGCTGGCCTGGCCGGCTGCGTTCACCATCGTGCTGATTGCGGCACCGATGGTGCAGCGGCTGACGCAGCGTCTGGTGTTGCCCAATCCAGCACAACCCTGAAAAGAAAACAGCCCACCGGGAGGACGGGGGGCTGCAAGGTTGACAGCAGGAAAGACCGATTGAAGCGGACGCCGGACTGACATCCCGTGTGGTCCGGCGGTATGGCTGGTACAACACCCGACCCTTATCGTGGTGACGCTGATGTGCGTGGAGATCGCACTGCCCGGTACCGGGTCGTGACCGGGCCATGGAGCGCACTTTAGTGGGTCGAGGCTTTCAGCAAACTTTCTTCCGGCAACGACTTGTCTCCGGACAATCCCTAGGGCGGTGCGCTGCACACGCGCTGCTCATGGCGTCGCCCCACATGGCAGCCGAGGCACGGAAGCACAAGCTAAGCCAAACGGTGGGAAGGCTGGCTGCACGCAGGGCAGCCGGCTGGCAGAATGCGCGAGCGATGCCACCCGCTCCATTCAGCCCTCCATGCCTACACCCGGCGACCTGCAGATCCGCCCCATCCGCCAAGACGACTTCGCTGCCTGGAAACCTCTCTGGGATGGCTACAACGCCTTTTACGGACGCGCGGGCGAAACAGCCTTGCCTGACACCGTCACGCAGACGACCTGGCAGCGTTTCTTCGATGAAGCCGAGCCGGTCTATGCCCTGGTTGCCGAGCGGGAAGGCGCATTGCTCGGCATCGTGCATTTCCTATTCCACCGCAGTACCACGCAGGTGCAGATGAGCTGCTATCTGCAAGACCTTTTCACCGCCGAAGCCGCACGCGGGCAGGGCGTCGGTCGCGCGCTGATCGAGGCGGTCTATCGCCGCGCCGCAGAGGCGGGCTTGCCCCGCGTCTATTGGCAGACCCACGAAACGAACACCACGGCGATGAAGCTTTACGACACCGTGGCAGAGAAATCCGGCTTCGTTGTTTATCGCAAATTTCTGTAGGCGTGCGGTGCGGGAATCGTGCGTTCGCGAAAGACCCCGTGCGTTCCTGGTATCGGTGCGGCAGTCGGTTGGGCAGACTCTGTGCGTGCTGCTGCGTCGTTGGCGCGGCAGCCTCCACGATTGCCGTTGCCAAGGAGTTGCCAATGTCTGCCAATGAAACCCGCCCGCCGGTTCCGCCGTTCACCTTCGAATCTGCCACCGAAAAGGTGCGTCTGGCCGAAGACGGCTGGAACAGCCGCAACCCGGAGCGCGTCGCGCTCGCGTACACGCCGGATAGCCAGTGGCGCAACCGCGCCGAGTTCGTCAACGGGCGCGAACAGATCGTCGAGTTCCTCACGCGCAAGTGGCGCAAGGAACTCGACTACCGCCTGATCAAGGAACTGTGGGCCTTTGGCGGCAACCGCATCGCCGTGCGCTTTGCCTATGAGTGGCATGACGATTCCGGCAACTGGTACCGCTCATATGGCAACGAGAACTGGGAGTTTGACGAGCACGGCGTGATGCAGCGCCGCTATGCCTGCATCAATGACCTGCCGATCCAGGCGGAGGAGCGTAAGTTCTTCTGGCCGCTTGGGCGTCGCCCGGACGATCACCCGGGGTTGTCTGCGCTGGGTTTGTGACGCGGTCGGCCAAAATGAGGCGCCCGGTCTTGGCCGGGCGTCGTGCATTCAGCCATGCAGTTGATCCAGCGCGCGTCGTCGCCAGGTCGACGGGCTATCGCCCGCGACCCGCTTGAATACCGTCGAGAAGTGCGCCTGGCTCTGAAAGCCAACCTCCAGCGCGATCTCGATCACCGTAGCGTCCAGTCTCATCAGCAAGGTCTTGGCGCGCTCGATGCGCCGATGCAAAAGATACGCGTGCGGACGCACTCCCGTGGCCGCGCGGAACTGGGCAGCAAAGTGCATGCGCGTGAGGCCCGTCGCCCGTGCAACGTCTTCCAGCCGGACCGACCTGCCAAGGTTCTCTTCGATATAAGCCGTTGCCAGCCGCAGGCGCCACAGCGGCAACGGCGAGAGCGCCGCTCGAGCAGGGCGGCAATCATCATGAGGGGTCGGAAAAGCAGAAGTCACGGTTTTATGAGACAGGTCTGTCTACATCATTGAGTAGACAGGTCTGTCTGTCAAGACCATACTGAAGCATTGCCTTCACGTTCATCGACATGGCCAAGACTGCCGAAATCCTCTCCGCCCGCGATCGCATCATGGAAACCGCCGAGCGGCTGTTCCTGCAGGAAGGGTTTCGTGCCACCGGTATCGACCGAATCATCGCTGAGTCGGGCGTGGCAAAGATGTCGCTGTACCGGCATTTCCCGTCAAAGAACGATTTGATCGCAGCCTTCCTGGATGCACGACACGAACGGTGGATGGCGTGGTTTCGTGAGGCGACGGAAGCGCGCCTTGCCAGGCGTGCTGACCTCGACGTGCTGGCGGACGTGTTGGCCACGTGGTTCGACACCAAAACGTATCGCGGTTGCGCCTTCATCAACCTCGTTGCCGAATCCGGTACGGAAACCGGTGACGTGCAGTTGGTGGAAAAGGCCGTCCTGCATAAGGCCGAGCTGGCGAGTTATCTGGCGGAGTTGGCCAAGCGTCTCGGCTATCCGCGCCCAAAGGCGATCGCCGAAGAAGCGCTGCTATGCGTCGAGGGGATGATCGTGCGGTACCAGATGACCGGCGAGCGCTCGGTCGTCGATGCTGGCCGACGTCTGCTCGCGCGCCTGCGCTAGCTCGATGCCCCAAGCTTTTGTCGGCCGCCTGGCCGACGTGTGACGCAGTCTTCCTTTTTGGAAACCATAGGGTAATCCCGCATCTGCGATTTCGAAGACGCGGTCTATAGTTGCACCTGTGTTCCATATATTAACAGACGTTTCATAGGTAAAACAAGCGAAACGTGATGGAGTCGACAGACATGCAACCGCTATTCAACCCAGACCTCGCTCCGTGGGAGCCCATTTCTCCGAACAACGTCGCTGGTAAGGGCCGCGTCGAGCGCCCCGGCCACGTCGCCAATCTGGTGTGGCAAACGCGCGCTGCCGAGCCTACAGCCTATGAGAACCAGTTGGCCGATTCGCTGGAAGCGGCATTCCTGGGCGGCGCGCAAACGCCGGCCGACATCGTGGCCGTGCTGAACGAGCGCGGCCCGCGCAATGCGGCCGGCGGCGAGACCTGGACGGAAGACACATTCCTGGCCGAGATGCGCCGCCTGGGCGCCTGAGCCGGGCTGGCACCAACACGATTCGACGCCGCGTCGCCCGCAGAGGCGCCCGGCTCAACCCCATCAGAAGAGGCATGCAATGGAAGGCAACAAGGAAGCGCAGAAGGAAGCGCGCATCAACACCGGTCTGCGCAACTACTGGTATCCGGTGGCGGCGTCGTGGAATGTGAAGAACGCGCCGGTGGGCATCACCCGCTTGAGCCAGAACATCGTGCTGTGGCGCGATACCGCTGGCCAGGTGCATGCGCTGGAAGACCGCTGCCCGCATCGCGGTGCGCGCCTGTCGATGGGTTGGAACCTGGGCGACCACGTGGCTTGCTGGTACCACGGCGTTGAAGTGAACGGCCAGGGTACGGTGACGAGCGTACCTGCTGTCGACGCTTGCCCCATGGAGGGCAAGACCTGCGTGCGCAGCTACCCGGTGCAGGAACGTGCCGGCGCCATCTTCCTGTGGTTTGGCGACAAGGCCCCGTCCGAGTTTGACGACGCTGTCGGCACGCTCCGCCTGCCTGAAGAGCTGACCAGCGATGAGCACAGTCACTTCCTCTGCTTCGCACATTGGAACGTCAACTACCGCTATGCCATCGACAACGTCATGGACCCGATGCACGGCGCCTACCTGCACGCCGTGTCGCATTCGATGGCCAGCGGCGAGAAGAAGGCCGTGATGGAAGTGGTGGAAACCGACCACGGGATCATGTTCCAGAAGACCGGCCAGCGCGGCGTGAACTTCGATTGGACCGAGTTTGGCGAGACCGGCACGATGTGGCTGCGCCTGTCGATTCCGTATCAACCGAAGGTTGGCCCGGGCGGCCCGTTCACCATCATCGGCATCGTGACGCCGGTGGATGAGGAGCACTGCATCGTCTATTTCTGGCGCACGCGCCACGTACAGGGCTGGCAGCGCGACGTGTGGCGCTTCCTGTATCGCAACCGCCTGGAAGGCCTGCACTGGGATGTGCTGGAGCAGGATCGCGTGGTGCTCGAATCGATGGCGCCTGAAGCGCGCGATCACGAGACGCTGTATCAGCACGACATCGGCATCACGCGTATCCGCCGCGTGCTGGCACGCCGCGCCGCCGCTGAACTGGCCGATGCGCCTGTCGCCATGCTCAAGCCTGTTCCCACGGAAGCTCAACATGCCTGAGCGCAATTCAACTGCCGGATTGCTGGCCGGCCGCAAGGTGCTCGTGACGGGCGCTGCGCGCGGACTGGGTCTGGCCTTTGCCAAGGCGATTGCCGAAGCCGGTGGCGCTGTTGCGCTGGCCGACATTCTTGGCGAGCGCGTGCAGGAAGAGGCCGCAGCGCTGCGGGCGGCCGGCTTTGACGCCCATGGCTTTGCGCTCGATCTTGGCGATCCTGCTTCGATTCAGACGTGCGCCGCAGCGGCTGTGCAGGCACTGGGCGGGCTCGACGGGCTCGTCAACAACGCGGCCATCACGAACTCGGGCGGGCGCGACGCATCGTCAATCGACGTCGAGACTTGGGACCGCGTGATGAACGTCAACGTGCGCGGCACCTGGTTGATGACGACCGCTTGCCTGCCGGCGCTCAAGGCTTCGGGCCGCGGTGCGATCGTCAACCTGTCGTCGGACACACCGCTGTGGGGCGCGCCGAACCTGCTGGCTTACGTGGCGAGCAAGAGCGCCGTCATGGGCATGACCAAGTCTCTGGCGCGCGAATGCGGCGCAGACGGCATCACCGTCAACGCCATTGCGCCGGGCCTGACGCTGGTGGAAGCCACCGAATACGTACCGGCGCACCGCCATGCGCTGTACCGCGACCAGCGTGCCATCTCGCGCGATCAGGTGCCGGACGACGTGTGCGGCGCCGTGCTGTTCGCGCTGTCCGACCTTTCCCGATTCGTGACGGGCCAGACGCTGGCCGTCAACGGCGGTTTCGTCATGCAGTAATGCATCCACACACCATTCAGAAGAGGTATTCGATGAGCGATCTCTCCGAACAACAGCAAGTGCAACGCACGTGGGACCGCCCGGAAGGCGCGTCGTTTGAAGACTGGATGAACAGCCGCGTGGCGCGTTTTTCCACCCGCCGCTACGACTGGGACGCCCTCAAGTTCCAGGCCGACTTCGACCCGAAATACCGCCGTGCGCAAATGCGCTACCTCGGCACGGGCGGCACGGGCGTGGCGGCTGACACCAACACGGTGCCGGCCGAGCACTTCACGTTTTCGACCATGGTCATTCCGGCCGGTCACGAAGGCCCGTCGCACCTGCACACCGATGTGGAGGAGGTGTTCTTCGTCATTCGCGGCAAGCTCAAGCTGGTGCTGGAGAAGGACGGTGAGCGCTTTGAGACCATCCTGACCGACCGCGACCTCGTCTCGGTGCCGCCCGGCGTGTACCGCGAAGAAATCAACATCGGCGATGAAGACGCGCTGATGTGCGTGATGCTCGGCGCCAAGAAGCCGATCACGCCGACGTATCCGCCCGAGCATCCGCTCGCCAAGATCAAGCGTTGATGCCAT
This is a stretch of genomic DNA from Ralstonia wenshanensis. It encodes these proteins:
- a CDS encoding GNAT family N-acetyltransferase, whose amino-acid sequence is MSQLTIRPIVADDLPGILAVQQACYGDGFLEPGDALASRWARSPAMCLVALRGREVVGYLLSHAWHAWTPPKLHVPLPDTDATDAFWFVHDMAIAPEGRGQRLGERLYTMACASARAQGLGQSRLVAVQGADGFWRRLGYRPADMDSAAWAALRAIYGEDAELMERALP
- a CDS encoding D-amino-acid transaminase, giving the protein MSRIIFLNGQYVPAAEATVSVMDRGFTFADGIYEVTAVARGKLVDNDAHLARLTRSLSEIGIENPYTAAEWTRVCEELVARNGLEEGVVYMQVTRGVAERDFGIPTDITPTAVAFTQVKSIVNSPLAKKGATVVTVPDLRWKRCDIKSVGLLPQVMAKQIAARAGAHEAWMTDGDRVTEGASSTAFIITADQRLITRPLSNAVLPGITRVSILALAREHGLTLEERTFTVAEAQQAAEAFYTSASTFVMPVVSIDGVQIGNGQPGPLTQALRTLYLRFAGVDVAEPVGQM
- a CDS encoding surface-adhesin E family protein; translation: MTTGGWRWQSAIAATALVAAQWAAMPVSAQTVSASAAVPTASAQAVTGGAAPAPESASTDSRWRRFESINGIVSYIDRQSVKPQPSAEADADSHTVHFRLLRNVLPDFTIKTADGQPIRSSVKQVVLDCARHSYTVIAQTLYRARNASGKPLYQIHYGDEAQSRSLREGSVFEWIAGRFCGAGR
- a CDS encoding alpha/beta fold hydrolase codes for the protein MHSSHVVRSGNLRLHARMTLPADGSARQRPAIVLVHGYPDDSSVWHGVRDTLAHDRRVLTFDVRGAGLSDAPADTTGYRIPEFVDDLAAVADALLPGERFHLVGHDWGSIHSWESVTTDRLRGRIASYTSISGPCLDHVGHWIRTQLDAGTWTAKRAVWKQRLQSWYVGYFHLPLVPEWSWRLWVARAWPWWLHKTEGIRVEAPRPTLVRDACNGVRMYRANFRDRLARPQARAPHAPVQLIVPTRDRYVSPAVTRAVEAWVSHYWRHEVDAGHWLPLRRPDWVADCIARFANYVESGHEPAELQQARVAGTLVPA
- a CDS encoding LysR family transcriptional regulator; its protein translation is MLDDLALFVSIVDHGSLQAAARHANLPPATLTRRLQKLETALGCQLLLRSARSLKPTPEGQLYYEQCRPLLTALAQTTATLDDDLNQVKGTLRVLAPLNLSRGLLAPAYASFMATWPEIRLELLLSNRNEDVWRHGADLAIRVGQQDDPKLRQRRLGVIGMVLVASPAYVAEHGAPTHPHELQQHQLLVSSPLSTWRFTSPDGEETIELQPHGRCDLNDIELGVTLAETGLGLLYCPRTLCHQALEAGRLVRLLPEWRTPQRPIYAVWPQQQLPRKVRTLLEHLAAFTAATPLLQTDAAPSASHTA
- a CDS encoding DUF2798 domain-containing protein → MSMPVSTPTRLRIIFAWLMSGLMSLLMTGWIGWINAGISPDFLARWAHAFVLAWPAAFTIVLIAAPMVQRLTQRLVLPNPAQP
- a CDS encoding GNAT family N-acetyltransferase, which translates into the protein MPTPGDLQIRPIRQDDFAAWKPLWDGYNAFYGRAGETALPDTVTQTTWQRFFDEAEPVYALVAEREGALLGIVHFLFHRSTTQVQMSCYLQDLFTAEAARGQGVGRALIEAVYRRAAEAGLPRVYWQTHETNTTAMKLYDTVAEKSGFVVYRKFL
- a CDS encoding nuclear transport factor 2 family protein, translating into MSANETRPPVPPFTFESATEKVRLAEDGWNSRNPERVALAYTPDSQWRNRAEFVNGREQIVEFLTRKWRKELDYRLIKELWAFGGNRIAVRFAYEWHDDSGNWYRSYGNENWEFDEHGVMQRRYACINDLPIQAEERKFFWPLGRRPDDHPGLSALGL
- a CDS encoding helix-turn-helix domain-containing protein, which translates into the protein MPLWRLRLATAYIEENLGRSVRLEDVARATGLTRMHFAAQFRAATGVRPHAYLLHRRIERAKTLLMRLDATVIEIALEVGFQSQAHFSTVFKRVAGDSPSTWRRRALDQLHG
- a CDS encoding TetR/AcrR family transcriptional regulator, with amino-acid sequence MAKTAEILSARDRIMETAERLFLQEGFRATGIDRIIAESGVAKMSLYRHFPSKNDLIAAFLDARHERWMAWFREATEARLARRADLDVLADVLATWFDTKTYRGCAFINLVAESGTETGDVQLVEKAVLHKAELASYLAELAKRLGYPRPKAIAEEALLCVEGMIVRYQMTGERSVVDAGRRLLARLR
- a CDS encoding recombinase-like helix-turn-helix domain-containing protein; the encoded protein is MQPLFNPDLAPWEPISPNNVAGKGRVERPGHVANLVWQTRAAEPTAYENQLADSLEAAFLGGAQTPADIVAVLNERGPRNAAGGETWTEDTFLAEMRRLGA
- a CDS encoding aromatic ring-hydroxylating oxygenase subunit alpha, whose translation is MEGNKEAQKEARINTGLRNYWYPVAASWNVKNAPVGITRLSQNIVLWRDTAGQVHALEDRCPHRGARLSMGWNLGDHVACWYHGVEVNGQGTVTSVPAVDACPMEGKTCVRSYPVQERAGAIFLWFGDKAPSEFDDAVGTLRLPEELTSDEHSHFLCFAHWNVNYRYAIDNVMDPMHGAYLHAVSHSMASGEKKAVMEVVETDHGIMFQKTGQRGVNFDWTEFGETGTMWLRLSIPYQPKVGPGGPFTIIGIVTPVDEEHCIVYFWRTRHVQGWQRDVWRFLYRNRLEGLHWDVLEQDRVVLESMAPEARDHETLYQHDIGITRIRRVLARRAAAELADAPVAMLKPVPTEAQHA
- a CDS encoding SDR family oxidoreductase — translated: MPERNSTAGLLAGRKVLVTGAARGLGLAFAKAIAEAGGAVALADILGERVQEEAAALRAAGFDAHGFALDLGDPASIQTCAAAAVQALGGLDGLVNNAAITNSGGRDASSIDVETWDRVMNVNVRGTWLMTTACLPALKASGRGAIVNLSSDTPLWGAPNLLAYVASKSAVMGMTKSLARECGADGITVNAIAPGLTLVEATEYVPAHRHALYRDQRAISRDQVPDDVCGAVLFALSDLSRFVTGQTLAVNGGFVMQ
- a CDS encoding cupin domain-containing protein, which translates into the protein MSDLSEQQQVQRTWDRPEGASFEDWMNSRVARFSTRRYDWDALKFQADFDPKYRRAQMRYLGTGGTGVAADTNTVPAEHFTFSTMVIPAGHEGPSHLHTDVEEVFFVIRGKLKLVLEKDGERFETILTDRDLVSVPPGVYREEINIGDEDALMCVMLGAKKPITPTYPPEHPLAKIKR